A single genomic interval of Aureliella helgolandensis harbors:
- a CDS encoding efflux RND transporter permease subunit — MLNLLIRFCVKEPWLVVLVTIGLSVGGWFAYQAVPIDAIPNVGENQVIVLTPWPGRSPKDIEDQVTYPLSVSLLAVPGAESVRGKSMFGYSFVQVTFKDEIDFYWARSRVSEQLGTAASQLPDGVVPQLGPDATGLGQVYYYTLQPPKDGMNLADLRSLQDFVIKYELQAVEGVSEVASIGGYVRQYQIEVDPDKLRFHNIPLDALAMAIKGSNVDVGAKTVESTGMEFIVRGKGFLGTDGDKEKAIADIEQTVIMQRDGVPVRVSDVANVQLGPDFRRGALDYNGAEAVGGVVVMRYGENPRVVIDRIKSKIAQIEPALKGVTIHGVYDRSGLIDETMATLTHALRDEIIITAIIILLFLLHIRSSFVVAICLPAAVLMSFIAMHVVGVGSNIMSLAGIAIAIGTMVDMGIIVSENIYQHLADWEKEPIDNRKDRADVVYDASIEVAPAVVTAVATTIVSFLPVFFLTGRDYRLFSPLAFTKTFAIAAAMITAVTIVPALSRLMLRSAGYRKRTALAAGLALAALLSTTAHFMWAVRLAEHFAISAWFVTLTAGLIGFIAGWQLMRERIRPIEEIPSSRFVRWIYAARLRQALNHKAIALSFPAMLLVIGVGAYVGMPTVLQPVERVAKVFGADLNEFPGYIDAKHVFTGLRSDDWIALDEGSWFYMPTLYPAASFSQAMQVLQTQDVLIGQIPEVKDVLGKIGRVESALDPAPAAMIETYVMLKPESEWREGVKARDIWDEINRVASLPGVTPASALQPIEGRVVMLQSGIKAPMAIRVYGDNLSTLADAAMDVAGQLKKSPLINAGTVNPDIVLGKPYIEFTVDREAASRYGMSASMVNQIIETALGGMNLIKTVEGRERYPVRLRYNRDLRERIDQLSRLPIVTHSGAVVPLEELAKLETTWGPGAINSENGRLVAHVAFMTNGAKGDLESVAAIEQQLREAQLLPESDPIRLSLPAGYSLEAVGSFRNQIEANRRLMWIIPVVLMINLLLIYVEFRNLPISMAVFTGIPVAFAGGMVLVAWMDVELNTAVWVGFIALFGLAVDDGVVMATYIHQLLQKRKIRSVEDIRNTVYEAGLKRIRPCMMTTVTTLAALIPVLIATGRGADVARAMAIPVFGGMLAEPFTSFIVPTLYSAYLELKMRFGFSDPLWEGTEEMPSAPNEEHLNAA, encoded by the coding sequence ATGCTTAACCTTCTCATTCGCTTTTGCGTCAAAGAACCTTGGTTGGTCGTACTCGTGACCATCGGACTCAGCGTCGGTGGCTGGTTTGCCTACCAAGCCGTGCCTATTGATGCGATCCCCAACGTCGGTGAAAACCAAGTTATCGTATTGACTCCATGGCCGGGACGCTCACCGAAAGACATCGAAGATCAAGTCACGTATCCACTCAGCGTGTCGCTGCTGGCAGTACCCGGAGCCGAGTCGGTGCGTGGTAAGAGCATGTTTGGATACAGCTTTGTACAGGTCACGTTCAAGGATGAGATTGATTTCTACTGGGCTCGCAGTCGAGTTTCAGAACAACTGGGCACCGCAGCTTCTCAGTTGCCCGATGGAGTCGTACCGCAGCTCGGTCCAGACGCGACGGGACTTGGCCAAGTCTACTACTACACCTTGCAGCCACCCAAAGACGGAATGAACTTGGCGGATCTGCGAAGCCTGCAAGATTTCGTCATCAAATACGAATTGCAAGCCGTGGAAGGGGTCAGCGAAGTTGCCTCCATCGGTGGCTATGTGCGTCAGTACCAAATCGAAGTTGATCCAGACAAGCTTCGTTTTCATAACATCCCGCTTGATGCGCTGGCAATGGCGATCAAGGGCTCCAACGTGGATGTGGGAGCCAAGACAGTTGAGTCAACTGGCATGGAATTCATTGTACGTGGCAAGGGATTTCTTGGTACCGATGGTGACAAAGAAAAGGCGATCGCCGACATCGAGCAAACCGTAATCATGCAGCGCGACGGGGTGCCGGTACGTGTCAGCGATGTAGCTAATGTGCAACTTGGTCCTGACTTTCGTCGCGGTGCACTTGATTACAACGGAGCGGAAGCCGTCGGTGGGGTAGTTGTCATGCGGTATGGCGAGAACCCGCGCGTCGTTATCGATCGCATTAAGAGCAAGATTGCTCAGATTGAACCAGCTCTGAAGGGCGTCACGATCCATGGAGTCTACGATCGCAGCGGCTTGATCGATGAGACGATGGCAACGCTGACTCACGCATTGCGTGATGAAATTATCATCACCGCCATCATTATTCTGCTGTTCTTGCTACATATTCGCAGCAGTTTTGTGGTTGCCATCTGCTTGCCCGCCGCCGTACTGATGTCCTTTATTGCCATGCATGTCGTTGGCGTTGGCTCCAACATTATGTCGCTAGCGGGTATCGCCATTGCAATTGGTACGATGGTTGATATGGGCATCATTGTCTCCGAGAACATCTACCAGCACTTGGCGGATTGGGAAAAAGAGCCTATCGACAATCGGAAAGACAGAGCTGATGTCGTCTACGATGCTTCGATCGAAGTTGCGCCTGCCGTTGTGACTGCCGTGGCAACTACGATCGTTAGTTTTCTTCCAGTATTCTTTCTTACTGGACGCGACTACCGACTGTTTTCACCACTCGCCTTTACGAAGACTTTCGCGATCGCGGCAGCCATGATCACTGCCGTGACGATCGTCCCCGCGCTCAGCCGGTTGATGCTTCGGAGTGCTGGCTATCGCAAGCGAACCGCGTTGGCGGCAGGGCTTGCCTTGGCTGCCCTACTTTCAACGACTGCTCACTTCATGTGGGCAGTGCGTCTCGCTGAACATTTCGCTATATCTGCATGGTTCGTGACGCTTACCGCCGGCCTTATTGGCTTCATTGCTGGCTGGCAATTGATGCGAGAACGCATTCGACCCATTGAAGAGATTCCATCGAGCCGTTTTGTGCGCTGGATTTACGCTGCTCGATTACGCCAAGCTCTTAACCACAAAGCGATTGCATTGTCTTTTCCGGCCATGCTGTTGGTGATTGGTGTCGGCGCCTACGTTGGGATGCCGACCGTTCTACAACCTGTAGAACGTGTGGCCAAAGTGTTTGGAGCCGACCTCAACGAGTTCCCTGGCTACATTGACGCAAAACACGTTTTCACTGGACTGCGAAGTGACGATTGGATCGCACTGGACGAGGGTAGCTGGTTCTATATGCCGACGCTCTATCCAGCAGCCAGCTTTTCGCAAGCGATGCAGGTGCTGCAAACTCAGGATGTATTGATTGGACAAATCCCGGAAGTCAAGGACGTTCTCGGCAAGATTGGTCGAGTTGAATCAGCGCTTGACCCCGCTCCGGCGGCGATGATCGAAACCTACGTCATGCTTAAGCCCGAGAGTGAGTGGCGTGAAGGCGTAAAGGCTCGTGATATCTGGGACGAGATCAATCGTGTGGCCAGCCTGCCTGGTGTTACTCCCGCCTCAGCCTTGCAACCTATTGAAGGACGAGTTGTCATGCTGCAAAGCGGCATTAAGGCTCCAATGGCAATTCGCGTCTACGGAGATAACCTCTCAACGCTGGCGGATGCGGCTATGGATGTGGCAGGACAGCTCAAGAAATCTCCACTTATCAACGCAGGGACCGTCAATCCAGACATTGTCCTTGGCAAGCCCTACATTGAGTTCACTGTCGATCGCGAGGCCGCTTCTCGATATGGCATGAGTGCGTCGATGGTTAACCAGATCATCGAGACCGCACTCGGTGGAATGAACCTAATTAAGACGGTCGAAGGCCGTGAACGCTATCCCGTGCGACTGCGCTATAACCGGGATTTGCGCGAACGTATTGATCAGCTTAGTCGACTACCAATTGTGACACACAGCGGTGCGGTTGTTCCCCTGGAGGAACTTGCCAAGCTGGAGACAACTTGGGGTCCCGGTGCCATCAATAGCGAAAACGGAAGGCTTGTTGCCCACGTTGCGTTTATGACTAACGGAGCCAAGGGCGATTTAGAATCGGTTGCCGCAATCGAACAGCAGTTACGCGAAGCGCAACTCCTACCAGAATCGGACCCCATTCGACTGTCGCTACCAGCTGGATATTCGCTCGAAGCCGTCGGAAGCTTCCGAAATCAGATCGAAGCCAACCGACGATTGATGTGGATCATCCCCGTTGTCCTGATGATCAATTTGCTGCTGATCTACGTTGAGTTCCGGAACCTTCCAATTTCGATGGCTGTCTTCACTGGAATTCCCGTTGCTTTTGCGGGAGGTATGGTGCTCGTAGCTTGGATGGATGTGGAGCTCAATACTGCGGTATGGGTTGGATTTATTGCGCTGTTCGGTTTGGCAGTGGATGACGGAGTGGTCATGGCCACCTACATCCATCAATTGCTACAAAAACGCAAAATACGCAGCGTTGAAGACATTCGTAACACTGTTTATGAAGCCGGACTAAAACGTATTCGCCCCTGCATGATGACAACTGTCACCACGCTGGCTGCGCTGATTCCAGTGCTCATTGCCACTGGCCGTGGAGCCGATGTTGCTCGTGCGATGGCAATTCCCGTATTTGGAGGAATGCTGGCTGAACCGTTTACATCGTTTATCGTCCCAACACTGTACTCAGCGTATCTCGAATTGAAGATGCGCTTCGGTTTTAGTGATCCACTTTGGGAAGGGACAGAAGAGATGCCTTCAGCCCCGAATGAGGAACATCTGAATGCTGCATAG
- a CDS encoding four helix bundle protein, translated as MSDRIYSHRDLIVYQKSFAAGKRIFELSKSFPREEMFSLTDQVRRSSRSVSANIAEAWRKRRYEKHFCSTLNIAEAEAAETQVWLEYAAAHGYLNQKTAEDANGFYDEILKMIVSMIASPEKWCVQWRDKGTGRQGVKESRTEYISDDAPEIDQSELHSLSHPLPDSLSPCLPDSLSEEPEDPNA; from the coding sequence ATGAGTGACCGCATCTATAGTCATCGTGATTTGATCGTCTATCAGAAGTCGTTCGCCGCAGGAAAGCGGATCTTTGAACTATCGAAATCGTTTCCTCGTGAGGAAATGTTTTCCCTGACCGATCAGGTGCGTCGATCTTCTAGGAGTGTTAGCGCTAACATTGCGGAGGCGTGGCGAAAACGTCGTTACGAGAAACACTTTTGTAGCACGCTCAATATCGCTGAGGCCGAAGCGGCTGAGACGCAGGTTTGGCTTGAGTATGCCGCTGCCCATGGATACCTCAATCAGAAAACGGCCGAAGACGCAAACGGGTTCTATGACGAGATTTTAAAGATGATCGTTTCGATGATTGCATCGCCAGAGAAGTGGTGCGTCCAGTGGAGAGACAAGGGGACGGGGAGACAAGGAGTGAAAGAGAGTAGAACTGAATACATTTCGGACGACGCCCCCGAAATCGACCAATCCGAGCTGCACTCCCTCTCTCACCCTCTCCCAGACTCCCTGTCTCCTTGTCTCCCAGACTCCTTGTCTGAAGAGCCGGAGGATCCAAATGCTTAA
- a CDS encoding efflux RND transporter periplasmic adaptor subunit — protein sequence MVVGVGAILLAMVGVAQRTAWITAGGFSGGNVSPQNEGDSAGDEDKRYICPMMCTPPSTEPGRCPVCAMELVEATGGGGGDGISVTIEAAARRLVGIQTALSKMGDMTRTIRTIGSIDFDESRLSTISAYVDGRLDVMYANYVGVQVNEGDDLALIYSPQLYTAQTEFVTSLESNSSSRFSVGNSDLREMARENLSELGMTKDQLESLSTSRKPESRIRIKSPQSGTVIEKSAVEGDYVKTGQKLLQIADLTSVWMMLDLFPDDAAHVRFGQQVEAEIQSLPGEVFTGRVAFIDPTVNKTTRTVRVRVEVMNFDGKLRPGDYATARISVPAIPGTLVYDPALSGKYISPMHPQVIRDEPGKCPLCGMDLVSTVQLGYTLEPQPQQQVVTVPRDSVLLNGDNGVIYVETEPGRFEIRRVHVGPMNDFEAVIIEGLAAGETVATGGNFLIDSQMQLAGNPSLMDPSKAPSYAPGPLELPEISPVMLAGTAGQEFDRAYDAYFEIQCALAADLAPPPVALNTMLDSLSNLEMSAEVPDVAQKQIANARRSAVRMDGSLETAREAYRGVSHALLRAAVAARGPKSAQALTHYYCPMVPGGGGDWMQPGGELANPYWGDEMLRCGELVREMGRQGDMESGRVGVVETGFSRGDMK from the coding sequence ATGGTCGTCGGCGTTGGAGCAATTCTGTTGGCGATGGTCGGCGTCGCTCAACGCACGGCGTGGATCACTGCGGGCGGTTTTTCCGGTGGCAATGTTTCGCCCCAGAACGAGGGCGACTCTGCCGGTGACGAAGACAAACGCTACATCTGTCCGATGATGTGTACACCACCGTCGACAGAACCAGGGCGCTGCCCGGTTTGTGCGATGGAACTGGTCGAGGCAACTGGAGGCGGCGGCGGCGACGGAATCTCAGTCACGATCGAAGCAGCGGCTCGACGCTTGGTCGGTATCCAAACAGCCCTGTCCAAAATGGGCGACATGACGCGAACCATCCGCACGATTGGTTCCATTGATTTTGACGAGAGTCGTCTGTCTACGATTTCAGCGTACGTCGACGGAAGGCTTGATGTGATGTACGCCAACTATGTCGGCGTGCAAGTTAATGAGGGAGACGATCTGGCGCTGATTTACAGCCCGCAGCTCTACACTGCTCAAACTGAATTTGTTACCAGCTTGGAAAGCAATTCCTCGAGTCGCTTCAGCGTCGGCAACAGCGATCTGCGCGAGATGGCTCGAGAGAATCTTAGTGAGCTGGGCATGACCAAAGATCAGCTCGAGTCGCTAAGCACGAGCCGTAAACCCGAATCTCGCATCCGTATAAAGTCACCTCAGAGTGGAACGGTTATTGAGAAGTCAGCCGTCGAGGGTGATTATGTTAAGACCGGGCAGAAGCTCCTTCAAATCGCCGATCTAACATCGGTGTGGATGATGCTCGACCTATTCCCAGATGACGCAGCCCATGTTCGTTTCGGCCAGCAAGTCGAGGCTGAAATTCAGTCGTTGCCGGGAGAGGTCTTTACGGGGCGTGTTGCGTTCATTGATCCTACGGTCAATAAAACAACTCGAACAGTTCGCGTTCGGGTCGAAGTGATGAATTTCGATGGAAAGCTTCGACCAGGCGACTATGCAACCGCCAGGATCTCTGTTCCCGCGATTCCTGGCACACTTGTTTACGATCCAGCGTTGTCCGGCAAATACATCAGCCCCATGCATCCGCAAGTCATTCGGGATGAACCGGGAAAGTGCCCGCTATGCGGCATGGACCTAGTTTCGACTGTGCAACTCGGATATACCCTCGAGCCGCAGCCTCAGCAACAGGTTGTCACGGTACCGCGTGATTCCGTGTTGTTGAACGGCGACAACGGAGTGATCTACGTCGAAACGGAACCGGGACGGTTTGAAATTCGTCGTGTGCATGTTGGACCAATGAATGATTTCGAAGCCGTCATTATCGAAGGCTTGGCCGCTGGTGAGACAGTCGCCACAGGTGGCAACTTCTTGATTGACTCGCAAATGCAACTTGCGGGCAACCCATCACTAATGGACCCAAGCAAAGCACCGAGCTACGCGCCAGGACCGCTGGAACTGCCAGAAATTAGTCCCGTGATGCTCGCCGGTACGGCAGGACAAGAATTTGATCGAGCCTATGACGCCTACTTTGAAATTCAATGTGCGCTGGCTGCCGATTTAGCTCCTCCGCCAGTCGCGCTCAACACAATGTTGGATTCTTTGTCCAACTTGGAAATGTCAGCTGAAGTTCCTGATGTGGCGCAAAAGCAGATCGCCAATGCCCGAAGGTCGGCAGTTCGAATGGATGGATCACTCGAAACAGCCCGCGAGGCATACCGAGGTGTGAGCCACGCCCTGCTCCGAGCAGCCGTAGCGGCTAGGGGACCCAAGTCTGCTCAAGCACTCACCCACTATTACTGTCCGATGGTTCCCGGCGGTGGCGGTGATTGGATGCAACCGGGCGGCGAGCTTGCGAACCCTTACTGGGGTGATGAGATGCTTCGCTGTGGGGAGTTGGTGAGGGAGATGGGAAGACAAGGAGACATGGAGAGTGGGAGAGTGGGCGTTGTTGAGACTGGGTTCAGTAGAGGTGATATGAAATGA
- a CDS encoding TolC family protein, producing the protein MSSTILTIAYNEGLVSAAPQPVFVQDAEEAEGGKPSDSESIEETAQPEVVRPPNSNSVSATGTQQPAQYFVSVAMAGHPKLRAARQRVAAATNVAPQVSALPDPMFNNTFWPMQNQALQTAGGRVGHQFGLSQGVPWPEKLRTKAAIANREVQMAQAEVDRIEREITEAVRLAYYEVWFTTRAIAIIQETRELVDDLTQVAEARYKSGGSQQDVLRAQLEADRLDDQIVTLRKQKEQAQADLAALVQQPVSLIPEASEELGLTNVPERLDGLLVLAEQCSPELRAIAWEIQRDRQKQKLACLQKYPDLQVGLNYAIISDDSNAISPVANGHDNISFTVGTTLPIWREKINAGIREAAHRTTSSTERLEAERDAIQGKLRRLMAQADALVQQQDIYKKRIIPRTEDTLKLSIADYRGKRTDFFTLIETYRDLLMFETQMARFEATLAGTVAQIERTVGCP; encoded by the coding sequence TTGTCTTCAACTATTCTGACCATTGCCTACAACGAGGGCTTGGTTTCGGCAGCGCCGCAACCAGTATTCGTTCAGGATGCCGAGGAAGCCGAGGGGGGCAAGCCATCTGATAGCGAGTCGATTGAGGAAACGGCCCAGCCAGAGGTGGTTCGACCACCGAACTCGAACTCCGTCTCTGCAACCGGAACGCAGCAGCCTGCCCAATACTTTGTGTCAGTCGCAATGGCCGGGCATCCGAAGCTTCGAGCCGCGCGACAACGAGTCGCTGCGGCCACGAACGTAGCGCCGCAAGTCAGTGCGTTACCTGATCCAATGTTCAATAACACCTTCTGGCCGATGCAAAATCAAGCGTTGCAAACTGCCGGTGGTCGAGTCGGCCATCAGTTTGGCTTATCGCAAGGCGTTCCATGGCCAGAGAAGCTCAGGACGAAGGCAGCTATTGCGAATCGCGAAGTACAGATGGCACAAGCTGAGGTAGATCGCATCGAGCGCGAGATCACCGAAGCAGTTCGCCTTGCATACTATGAAGTATGGTTCACAACGCGTGCCATTGCCATCATTCAAGAGACTCGTGAATTGGTTGACGATCTAACGCAAGTTGCAGAAGCCCGCTACAAGAGCGGCGGAAGTCAGCAAGATGTTCTGCGAGCACAGTTGGAAGCAGATCGACTCGACGATCAAATTGTGACACTCCGCAAGCAAAAGGAACAGGCGCAAGCCGACCTTGCCGCGCTGGTCCAACAGCCGGTTTCATTGATCCCAGAAGCGAGCGAAGAGCTTGGCCTAACCAATGTTCCCGAGCGGCTCGATGGATTATTGGTCCTTGCCGAGCAATGTAGTCCCGAGCTACGAGCGATTGCGTGGGAAATCCAAAGGGACCGTCAAAAGCAGAAATTGGCCTGCCTCCAGAAATACCCTGACCTTCAAGTCGGCTTGAACTACGCAATCATTAGCGATGACAGCAACGCGATTAGCCCAGTAGCGAATGGTCATGACAACATCAGTTTCACCGTCGGGACAACATTGCCCATTTGGCGCGAAAAAATCAACGCGGGGATCCGTGAGGCGGCACATCGCACCACCAGCTCGACAGAGCGACTGGAAGCTGAGCGAGATGCGATACAAGGCAAGCTACGCCGTTTGATGGCGCAGGCCGACGCGCTCGTCCAGCAGCAAGACATCTACAAGAAGCGCATCATTCCGCGCACAGAAGACACCCTTAAACTGTCTATTGCAGATTACCGAGGCAAACGAACCGATTTTTTCACACTGATCGAAACGTATCGCGATCTACTCATGTTTGAAACTCAAATGGCACGTTTTGAAGCCACACTTGCAGGCACCGTGGCACAGATCGAACGTACTGTTGGTTGCCCCTGA
- a CDS encoding RNA polymerase sigma factor: protein MDTLNHFDHDSASVQPASELPNAHTTDRLVASCVAGDNAAMQAIYEQCKSRVYGLMVRMVGRQDADDLTQQVFLQMFRKLDQFSGQSRLETWLFRLATNEALQYLRKQKRQTTTPYVLDPVTVDDDRLVRSEESQLVQTALERLEPELRVVFLLKEQQGLSYRDIAESMGIPEGTVGSRLNRARKELRQQLTRLYWE from the coding sequence ATGGACACCTTGAATCATTTCGACCATGACAGTGCGTCCGTTCAGCCAGCAAGCGAGTTACCAAATGCTCATACTACGGATCGCTTGGTAGCGTCATGCGTTGCGGGAGATAACGCTGCCATGCAAGCGATCTATGAGCAATGCAAAAGTCGCGTCTATGGATTGATGGTTCGGATGGTCGGACGCCAAGATGCCGACGACCTGACGCAACAAGTCTTCCTACAGATGTTTCGCAAACTTGACCAATTCAGCGGGCAATCAAGACTGGAAACGTGGCTGTTTCGACTTGCAACCAATGAAGCCTTGCAGTACTTGAGAAAGCAAAAGAGGCAGACCACTACACCGTACGTCTTGGATCCAGTAACAGTCGATGACGATCGTCTCGTCAGGAGCGAGGAATCGCAACTAGTTCAGACAGCTCTTGAACGTCTCGAACCCGAATTACGAGTTGTCTTTCTGCTCAAAGAACAACAAGGTTTGTCGTATAGAGATATTGCCGAATCAATGGGAATTCCCGAGGGCACAGTTGGTTCACGACTGAACCGTGCTCGAAAAGAACTTCGCCAGCAGTTGACGAGGCTTTATTGGGAGTAG
- a CDS encoding efflux RND transporter periplasmic adaptor subunit, which yields MKRIVALMKSLVGPAIVVGVVVAIWFFRDRLFQTDDPSTKATADAQTPPEKQTVLEISPQARKNLSLASKPAKPQEYWRTVLIPGEIADRPGLSDRGVTSPAVGIVTAIHAFPGDTIRPGEAVFSLRLFSEYLQSTQTQLFKATQETAIVNAEIGRLSGLTQSGAVSRSRIIDLESELKRQNALIQSSRQDLLTRGLMPQQVEEVAQGNFVTTVEVTAPPLKSPPLDVTRDGFTPAQTVSLISGDEASSGFAYEVQDLSVELGQQVQAGQLLAQLSNHQSLYVVGHAFKREAPFLEQAAQAQWPISIEFAEDAEVNWPQLEQTFMIRHLSNAIDVESRTFDFFIPLTNQSRTYEQLDQTFLVWRFRPGQRTRLHVPVERYDNVFVLPAAAVVREGPEAYVFRQNGDLFKQLPVHVLHEDRLSVVIANDGSIAAGSYLAQNAAASLNRVLKAQTASGEQPGLHVHPDGTTHAAH from the coding sequence ATGAAACGCATTGTAGCGCTAATGAAATCACTTGTTGGCCCGGCCATCGTGGTCGGTGTGGTGGTCGCGATTTGGTTTTTTCGCGACCGCTTGTTCCAAACGGATGATCCGTCCACCAAGGCCACAGCCGACGCCCAGACTCCGCCGGAGAAGCAGACCGTTCTGGAGATCAGTCCCCAGGCGAGGAAAAACTTAAGCCTCGCCTCCAAGCCAGCGAAACCTCAGGAATACTGGCGAACCGTGTTAATTCCGGGTGAAATCGCCGATCGGCCGGGTCTGTCTGATCGGGGAGTCACGTCACCAGCGGTTGGCATAGTGACTGCGATACATGCATTTCCTGGAGACACGATTCGGCCGGGTGAAGCCGTATTCTCACTACGACTTTTCAGTGAATATCTCCAGAGCACGCAGACCCAGCTGTTCAAAGCGACGCAAGAAACAGCAATCGTCAATGCCGAGATTGGACGGTTGTCGGGACTCACGCAGAGTGGGGCGGTCTCACGAAGCCGGATCATCGATTTGGAGAGTGAACTGAAGCGGCAGAACGCACTTATTCAATCATCTCGGCAAGATCTGCTGACCAGAGGATTGATGCCACAACAAGTAGAAGAAGTCGCACAGGGCAACTTTGTGACCACGGTCGAAGTCACGGCCCCGCCACTAAAATCGCCGCCGTTGGATGTGACTCGCGATGGGTTTACACCGGCACAAACAGTCAGTCTCATTTCAGGTGACGAAGCCTCAAGTGGATTCGCCTACGAGGTGCAGGATTTGTCCGTCGAACTAGGGCAGCAGGTGCAAGCGGGGCAACTGCTCGCGCAACTTTCCAATCATCAGTCGCTGTATGTCGTTGGCCATGCCTTTAAACGTGAAGCTCCGTTTCTTGAGCAAGCAGCTCAGGCGCAGTGGCCCATCAGCATCGAGTTTGCTGAGGATGCCGAGGTGAATTGGCCCCAGCTTGAGCAGACTTTTATGATTCGTCATCTGTCGAACGCTATCGACGTCGAAAGCCGGACATTTGACTTTTTCATACCACTTACAAATCAATCTCGAACCTATGAGCAGCTCGACCAGACTTTCCTCGTCTGGCGTTTCCGGCCTGGGCAACGAACGCGGCTCCATGTACCGGTTGAGAGGTATGACAACGTATTTGTCCTGCCAGCCGCGGCCGTAGTCCGCGAGGGACCCGAAGCCTACGTATTCCGACAAAACGGTGACCTGTTCAAACAATTGCCCGTGCACGTTCTACACGAAGACCGGCTGTCCGTTGTGATTGCCAACGACGGCAGCATAGCTGCTGGATCGTATTTGGCGCAAAACGCGGCCGCTTCGCTCAATCGTGTTCTGAAGGCACAAACAGCCAGCGGTGAGCAGCCCGGTTTACATGTCCACCCCGATGGTACCACCCACGCCGCTCATTGA
- a CDS encoding four helix bundle protein: MPENAVGRPIGNQLIRSATSVGANYRAACRGRSKAEFVSKLSIVIEEADESCYWLELIIEGELLAKDKVEALLDEANQITAIMVASRKTAKGDK; this comes from the coding sequence TTGCCAGAAAATGCTGTCGGTCGTCCTATCGGGAATCAATTGATTCGTAGTGCGACTTCCGTTGGCGCGAACTATCGAGCCGCATGTCGCGGTCGCTCGAAAGCCGAATTTGTATCAAAGCTCAGTATCGTCATCGAGGAAGCAGATGAGAGTTGCTACTGGCTCGAACTCATCATCGAAGGCGAGCTCTTAGCAAAGGATAAAGTCGAAGCACTACTCGACGAAGCCAATCAAATCACAGCAATCATGGTCGCCTCCCGAAAGACTGCCAAAGGCGACAAATGA